The following are from one region of the Salvia hispanica cultivar TCC Black 2014 chromosome 1, UniMelb_Shisp_WGS_1.0, whole genome shotgun sequence genome:
- the LOC125202792 gene encoding general transcription and DNA repair factor IIH helicase subunit XPD translates to MKFQIEDVTVYFPYDNIYPEQYSYMVELKRALDAKGHCLLEMPTGTGKTIALLSLITSYVLAKPSNPVKLLYCTRTVHEMEKTLSELRFLHDYQVKELGPSARILALGLSSRKNLCVNPRVVSANSRDSVDAACRKLTASWVRAVAIENPDIPTCDFFENYEKAASDAVLPPGVYTLQDLRAFGKQKGWCPYFLARRMVQFANVVVYSYQYLLDPKVAGIISKEMQRETVVVFDEAHNIDNVCIEALSVNVRTQTLDGASRNLSRMSQEIERLKATDAGRLRAEYNRLVDGLAQRGDLPIGDTWLANPALPDDILKEAVPGNIRRAEHFLSVLRRFVQYLKGRLQTESVEKEGPVTFVASVNAQVGIDQKMLKFCYDRLYSLMLTLEITDTDEFLHIQTICDLATLVGTYTRGFSIIIEPFDERMPHIPDPVLQLCCHDASLAIKPVFERFQSVVITSGTLSPIDLYPRLLNFNPVVSRSFTMSLTRDCICPMVLTRGSDQLPVSTKYDLRSDPGVEKNYGKLLLEMVSVVPDGVVCFFVSYSYMDGIVNSWHESGILKEIMQRKLVFIETQDVVETTLALDNYRRACDCGRGAVFFSVARGKVAEGIDFDRHYGRLVIMFGIPFQYTLSRILLARLEYLRETFQIKEGDFLTFDALRQAAQCVGRVIRSKADYGMMIFADKRYSRHDKRSKLPGWILSHLRDAHLNLSTDMAVHIAREFLRKMAQPYDKSGAMGKKTLLSQEDLEKMVNGVGDMVF, encoded by the exons ATGAAGTTCCAAATCGAAGACGTAACCGTATACTTCCCGTACGACAACATTTACCCTGAACAGTACTCGTACATGGTGGAGCTCAAGCGCGCCCTCGATGCCAAGGGCCACTGCCTTCTCGAAATGCCGACCGGAACCGGGAAAACCATCGCGCTTCTCTCTCTAATCACGAGCTACGTTCTCGCCAAACCCTCCAATCCGGTGAAGCTCCTCTACTGCACCCGCACAGTGCACGAGATGGAGAAAACCCTATCCGAGTTGAGGTTTCTGCACGACTATCAGGTCAAGGAATTGGGGCCGTCGGCGAGGATTCTGGCGTTGGGTCTCTCCTCGAGGAAGAATTTGTGCGTCAATCCCCGCGTTGTCTCGGCGAATAGTCGTGATTCGGTGGATGCTGCTTGTAGGAAGCTCACGGCGAGCTGGGTTAGGGCAGTGGCGATTGAGAATCCTGACATTCCGACGTGCGACTTTTTTGAGAACTATGAGAAGGCTGCATCTGACGCCGTGTTGCCTCCGGGAGTTTATACGTTGcag GACTTAAGGGCATTTGGAAAGCAGAAAGGGTGGTGCCCTTACTTTCTAGCACGGCGTATGGTTCAATTTGCAAATGTAGTGGTATATAGCTATCAGTACCTGCTTGATCCTAAAGTTGCTGGAATTATATCGAAGGAGATGCAGAGGGAGACCGTTGTGGTGTTTGATGAGGCCCATAATATTGATAATGTGTGCATTGAGGCACTTAGTGTTAATGTGAGGACACAAACACTTGATGGGGCGTCAAGGAATCTGAGTAGGATGTCCCAGGAGATTGAGAG GTTAAAGGCCACCGATGCTGGTCGACTGCGTGCAGAGTACAACAGGCTTGTTGATGGTTTGGCACAAAGAGGGGACCTTCCTA TTGGTGACACATGGCTAGCAAATCCTGCCTTGCCTGATGACATACTAAAGGAAGCAGTACCTGGAAATATAAGACGCGCAGAGCACTTTTTGTCTGTTTTGCGTAGGTTTGTACAATATCTTAAAGGGCGATTGCAGACGGAAAGTGTTGAGAAGGAGGGGCCTGTTACATTTGTTGCATCAGTCAATGCACAAGTTGGAATTGACCAGAAAATGCTGAAGTTTTGTTATGATCGACTTTACTCTCTTATGTTAACCTTGGAGATCACCGACACCGATGAATTTCTCCACATCCAAACAATCTGTGATCTGGCAACTCTTGTGGGGACCTACACTCGAGGATTTTCTATTATAATTGAACCTTTTGATGAAAGGATGCCGCACATACCCGATCCTGTTCTTCAG CTTTGTTGTCATGATGCTTCTCTAGCCATAAAACCCGTATTTGAGCGATTTCAGTCAGTTGTTATTACATCTGGGACACTGAGCCCCATTGACCTCTATCCTCGTCTTCTTAATTTCAATCCTGTGGTGAGCCGAAGCTTTACAATGTCCTTAACTAGGGATTGCATCTGCCCGATGGTTCTCACTCGTGGAAG TGACCAGCTTCCAGTGAGCACAAAATATGATCTTAGAAGTGACCCTGGTGTAGAGAAAAATTATGGCAAACTTTTGCTAGAAATGGTCTCTGTTGTTCCTGATGGAGTCGTGTGCTTTTTTGTCAGTTACTCTTACATGGATGGAATTGTTAATAGTTGGCACGAATCAGGCATTCTGAAG GAAATTATGCAACGTAAACTTGTTTTCATAGAGACTCAGGATGTCGTTGAAACCACACTCGCACTTGACAATTATCGTAGAGCTTGTGATTGTGGAAGAGGCGCCGTCTTTTTCTCAGTAGCCAG GGGAAAAGTGGCAGAAGGTATCGATTTTGATAGACATTATGGCCGACTTGTTATCATGTTTGGCATCCCATTTCAATATACATTGAGCAG AATATTACTAGCAAGATTGGAGTATTTGCGGGAGACTTTCCAGATAAAGGAGGGTGATTTTTTGACATTTGATGCTTTG AGGCAAGCGGCCCAATGTGTCGGACGAGTTATCAGGTCAAAAGCGGATTATGGGATGATGATTTTCGCTGACAAGAG ATATAGTCGTCATGATAAGCGCTCGAAGCTGCCTGGTTGGATACTGTCACATCTACGCGATGCTCACCTGAACTTGAGTACGGACATGGCTGTGCATATCGCAAGAGAG TTCTTGAGGAAGATGGCTCAGCCGTACGATAAGAGTGGAGCAATGGGTAAAAAAACCCTTCTTTCACAAGAAGATTTGGAGAAGATGGTCAATGGAGTTGGGGATATGGTGTTTTga
- the LOC125195510 gene encoding F-box protein At2g27310-like isoform X1, producing MIYVKRALKMSVSSVDGMASLSSDLCYDILRRLDGANLAIAACTCAAFSSISKEERLWEDVCSSMWLSTNSNDVKNLIASVGGFKKFYADCFPLIVNKDVPEFHCYDYYDYPQEWTEADYYGDEDEVENISPSDFVSIVDIRYREKTICSKVIWGIPYANGSSGWFYNSPFRLDLLANNARDDEQTDDVVLSLSDALPPSWSIERERKDGKLWQELRDGIRLSWILVNKKTKKAANLSSWSPIGGQRHWPTDKDFLIRFGSILPAKDILPCQVVECILIMKFKVVVAEDGGSHTTLKLSELSMQLGDMEGSHVNGRNSLLVLKEALNCPRSKNYSEALESCHLYSKVQSELKEKKMRYESRLDTVWILVSIVACATFCLYCL from the exons ATGATTT ATGTTAAAAGAGCATTAAAAATGTCAGTTTCATCAGTGGATGGTATGGCATCATTGAGCAGTGATCTTTGCTATGACATACTAAGGCGTCTCGATGGCGCTAACCTGGCTATTGCAGCGTGTACTTGTGCTGCATTCTCTTCTATCTCAAAAGAAGAGAGACTGTGGGAAGATGTATGCTCTTCCATGTGGCTTTCAACAAACAGCAATGATGTGAAAAATTTGATCGCTTCAGTTGGTGGATTTAAAAAGTTTTATGCTGATTGTTTCCCCCTCATAGTAAACAAGGATGTTCCTGAATTTCACTGTTATGACTATTATGATTATCCTCAAGAATGGACTGAAGCTGACTACTATGGGGATGAGGATGAAGTAGAAAATATCTCACCATCAGATTTCGTGTCGATTGTGGATATCAGATATAGAGAGAAAACGATTTGTTCTAAAGTCATCTGGGGTATTCCCTACGCGAATGGCTCTAGTGGTTGGTTCTACAACTCTCCTTTTCGTCTGGATTTACTTGCAAACAATGCAAGAGATGACGAGCAAACAGATGACGTCGTGCTCTCGCTATCTGATGCCCTGCCTCCAAGTTGGTCGATTGAAAGGGAGAGAAAAGATGGGAAGCTATGGCAAGAGCTTCGCGATGGAATCAGGCTTAGTTGGATTCTAGTCAACAAGAAAACGAAAAAGGCCGCCAATCTCTCGAGTTGGAGTCCTATAGGAGGACAGAGACATTGGCCTACCGACAAGGATTTCTTGATACGATTCGGTTCAATTCTCCCTGCAAAAGACATTCTTCCATGTCAAGTAGTGGAGTGCATCCTTATCATGAAGTTCAAAGTGGTCGTTGCCGAGGATGGAGGCTCCCACACCACTCTCAAACTATCCGAACTAAGCATGCAGCTTGGAGACATGGAAGGCTCTCATGTCAACGGGAGAAACAGCTTGCTCGTTCTCAAAGAAGCGCTCAACTGCCCTAGGAGCAAGAACTACAGCGAGGCCCTCGAATCATGTCACTTGTACTCGAAAGTCCAGAGCGAGCTcaaggagaagaagatgagatATGAAAGCAGGTTAGATACAGTTTGGATTTTAGTAAGTATAGTTGCTTGCGCAACATTTTGTTTATACTGTTTGTGA
- the LOC125195510 gene encoding F-box protein At2g27310-like isoform X2 gives MSVSSVDGMASLSSDLCYDILRRLDGANLAIAACTCAAFSSISKEERLWEDVCSSMWLSTNSNDVKNLIASVGGFKKFYADCFPLIVNKDVPEFHCYDYYDYPQEWTEADYYGDEDEVENISPSDFVSIVDIRYREKTICSKVIWGIPYANGSSGWFYNSPFRLDLLANNARDDEQTDDVVLSLSDALPPSWSIERERKDGKLWQELRDGIRLSWILVNKKTKKAANLSSWSPIGGQRHWPTDKDFLIRFGSILPAKDILPCQVVECILIMKFKVVVAEDGGSHTTLKLSELSMQLGDMEGSHVNGRNSLLVLKEALNCPRSKNYSEALESCHLYSKVQSELKEKKMRYESRLDTVWILVSIVACATFCLYCL, from the coding sequence ATGTCAGTTTCATCAGTGGATGGTATGGCATCATTGAGCAGTGATCTTTGCTATGACATACTAAGGCGTCTCGATGGCGCTAACCTGGCTATTGCAGCGTGTACTTGTGCTGCATTCTCTTCTATCTCAAAAGAAGAGAGACTGTGGGAAGATGTATGCTCTTCCATGTGGCTTTCAACAAACAGCAATGATGTGAAAAATTTGATCGCTTCAGTTGGTGGATTTAAAAAGTTTTATGCTGATTGTTTCCCCCTCATAGTAAACAAGGATGTTCCTGAATTTCACTGTTATGACTATTATGATTATCCTCAAGAATGGACTGAAGCTGACTACTATGGGGATGAGGATGAAGTAGAAAATATCTCACCATCAGATTTCGTGTCGATTGTGGATATCAGATATAGAGAGAAAACGATTTGTTCTAAAGTCATCTGGGGTATTCCCTACGCGAATGGCTCTAGTGGTTGGTTCTACAACTCTCCTTTTCGTCTGGATTTACTTGCAAACAATGCAAGAGATGACGAGCAAACAGATGACGTCGTGCTCTCGCTATCTGATGCCCTGCCTCCAAGTTGGTCGATTGAAAGGGAGAGAAAAGATGGGAAGCTATGGCAAGAGCTTCGCGATGGAATCAGGCTTAGTTGGATTCTAGTCAACAAGAAAACGAAAAAGGCCGCCAATCTCTCGAGTTGGAGTCCTATAGGAGGACAGAGACATTGGCCTACCGACAAGGATTTCTTGATACGATTCGGTTCAATTCTCCCTGCAAAAGACATTCTTCCATGTCAAGTAGTGGAGTGCATCCTTATCATGAAGTTCAAAGTGGTCGTTGCCGAGGATGGAGGCTCCCACACCACTCTCAAACTATCCGAACTAAGCATGCAGCTTGGAGACATGGAAGGCTCTCATGTCAACGGGAGAAACAGCTTGCTCGTTCTCAAAGAAGCGCTCAACTGCCCTAGGAGCAAGAACTACAGCGAGGCCCTCGAATCATGTCACTTGTACTCGAAAGTCCAGAGCGAGCTcaaggagaagaagatgagatATGAAAGCAGGTTAGATACAGTTTGGATTTTAGTAAGTATAGTTGCTTGCGCAACATTTTGTTTATACTGTTTGTGA